From a single Panulirus ornatus isolate Po-2019 chromosome 69, ASM3632096v1, whole genome shotgun sequence genomic region:
- the LOC139747675 gene encoding uncharacterized protein isoform X2 has product MAGRKTLLDPLTTTLTPSLGAPTPTPTPMPAASPPPSASPFTPPSSSTTTTTTTITTTIATTTAVTSTTTPPALRALEDTYIMDNFQNDHTKEGSQSLPSRPRPQNPQVIVSAGVPVYQEPRPSYGYHGTRGVASGGTFHKVPSPPAVSVGAVTVRVEEICLVLVVLMLWAGAITLFINRWGKLRMLEPYQPAYTAPVVPPRPPPPPVGPCINIQSTSDLTLTEGGAAGGRYDWGAPENYGRGSLASGYLGMDRSPSCLSVRTLNPQRKVKSAVDLVSLVMQEKMSSSVHLAATNV; this is encoded by the exons ATGGCGGGGAGGAAGACCTTACTTGACCCTCTGACCACAACCTTGACCCCATCCCTAGGtgcccccacgcccacgcccacgcccatgccagctgcctccccaccaccatccgcctcacccttcactcctccttcctcctccaccaccacgaccactaccaccatcaccaccaccatcgccaccaccacggcagtcaccagcaccaccacgccaCCCGCTCTGAGGGCGCTGGAAGACACGTATATCATGGACAACTTCCAGAACGACCACACTAAAG aAGGATCGCAGTCGCTGCCATCACGCCCACGACCACAGAACCCACAGGTGATCGTATCCGCGGGCGTGCCGGTCTACcaggagccacgcccttcctacGGCTACCACGGCACCCGCGGCGTGGCCTCCGGAGGCACTTTCCACAAAGTCCCCTCCCCTCCGGCAGTGTCTGTCGGTGCCGTCACCGTTCGAGTGGAGGAGATCTGTCTGGTCCTGGTGGTTCTCATGCTGTGGGCGGGAGCCATCACCCTCTTCATCAACAG GTGGGGAAAACTCCGTATGCTGGAGCCTTACCAGCCCGCGTACACCGCTCCAGTCGTGCCACCCCGACCACCGCCTCCTCCCGTGGGCCCTTGCATCAACATCCAGAGCACCTCGGACCTCACCCTCACCGAAGGTGGCgcagcaggagggaggtatgACTGGGGTGCCCCCGAGAACTACGGGAGGGGCTCGCTAGCCAGTGGTTACCTCGGGATGGACAGGTCGCCCTCCTGCCTCAGTGTCCGCACACTCAACCCTCAGAGGAAGGTCAAGAGCGCCGTCGATCTGGTCTCCCTAGTCATGCAGGAGAAGATGTCCTCCTCTGTACATCTGGCTGCCACGAACGTTTAG